In the genome of Hyphomicrobium sp. ghe19, the window GCTAAAAGAAGCGCTAGCCGGGAGATCAACCGAGCAAACATCTGTCTTGTCATCCCAATTGAAGCTCGAGATTACCGGCCGCTCGATTTGCAGTTCGAGTCCGAAGGACAGATGGCCACAACATCTACGCTATGACAAATGCTCAGATGCCGCCAGCAAGTCCTTCTTATCGAGCGTGAAAAGCACATAGGAAAAATCACCCATGAACATTCTGACGTGTGCCGCTGCTTCCTTTCTCGCAATCCTCTTAGGATTGCAAACGGCGGCTGCACAGGCGGGTGACATCTCCGAGGCCGGAAAGCGGCTCGCCGAAAAGCTCGATAGTTTTGAAGTCGAGAAGCATTGGCCTGCAGGCCAACACATTAATTGGGAGACGGGTGTCCCAACCGGGGTGCCAGAAAAAACCGAGGGCAAGCATACGCACTGCAGTGCGTTCGTTGCGTCAGCAGCCAAGCAATTAGGTGTCTACATTCTGCGACCACCTGAACACGGCCAAAAGCTTCTTGCCAATGCTCAGAGCAAATGGCTAGCGAGTGAAGGCCCGGCACAAGGCTGGCTTCAGCTCAAAGATGGTTTTGAAGCGCAGAACGCTGCCAATGCCGGCAAGCTCGTCATCGCCTCCTATCACAATCATCACGACGATAAACCGGGCCACGTTGCCATCGTTCGGCCCAGCGCCAAGAACACCGAAACAATTGCAGAAGAAGGCCCCGACATTGTCCAGGCCGGCGAGCACAATTACAACGTCGTCAGTACTAAGAAGGGTTTTTCCGGCCATCCAGCCGCGTGGCGCGACAATGAAATCGAGTATTACGCGCACAATCTCGATTGAAGCAGCAGATCTTCACGTCGGAAGCCCGAAGTTGATTTGAGCAACTCGACGCCGGTCGCAGAGGTCGGCTCGTTGACATAGTGGCTGGTCATTCCGCGCAGCGGCCGCAACAAAATTCCCCGTTGATTAGCCAGACTCTTGGGCAGGGGGACCTTGAGACAACCTCGGTCTATGCCAACTCAAGCACCACGTGGGCGTAGCAAGAGAATGAGATGCCACGTCTAGCTAAATCCTGCGGCGTGGTGGGGGTCTCCTTAATCAGGTTATGCCGCTCGCAAATTGCGTCGTGCCCTACGTTGTCACCCATCTTGCAAGGTGGGCACCAAAGTTGTCGTGAGTAATGAAAAAATGTCCCAGATTAAAACGCAAATGGCCCAGTCCGGCGATGTGACGAAGGTCTGCCCTGGAAGAACACGGCGCAATGTCATTGCAATTGCGGGTATCGTTGGCTCTACGGCTCTCGCATCGACTATCACAGCGAGAAGCGCTTTCGCCGGATTGGCCCGTGCGGCCGACGGCCCTGGGAATAGCGCAAGCACGAATGATCGATTTTGCGACACCCGTAGCGAAAGCGGCGGTAATTTGCGCGGCAATTCGGATTCTTCCCATCATATCTGCCAAGGCGGCGGAGGCGGAAATTCCGGCGGCGGTAATGGCAACGCTGGCGGCGGGAACTCCGGCGGTGGTGGCGGTGGCGGCGGCGGTGGCAATTCCGGTGGCGGCAGTGCTAACGCTGGTGGCGGAAAGTCCGGCGGCGGCGGCGCCGATGGTGGCGGTGGCAGTTCCGGCGGCGGCGGTGGCTGGGACTTTGGTTTTGGAGGCGACGGCCCGAGTTCCGGTGGCTCGGGCTGGGGTGGCGGCGGCGGTGGCCGGTTGGCTTGCTTTCTAGCAGGCACCAAGATCCTCACGGCAAGCGCCGAGAAAACGGTGCAGGACCTTCGAGTCGGAGATACCCTCCCGACCATTTCAGGCGGCACCCGAGCAATTCAGAAAATTCGAAGTTGGACGGCCGAACGTCCTGACAACGAGAAATGGAGTGACGACGTCGCTCCTATCAAAGTGTGCCAGGGTGCGCTTGGTCCGAACATCCCTCGGAAAGACCTCTACCTCTCGCCCAATCACGCTCTCTACGTCGATGGCGTTCTTATACCGGCCCGCAATTTGGTCAACGGCAGGTCGATCGTGCGGTGCTCGGATTATGACCGCGACTCGATCACGTATTTCCACATCGAGTTTGAAGATCATCATGTAATTTGGGCGAATGGCGCGCCGGTCGAGTCTCGGTTTGTGGAATCGATGACGCCATTCGCACCAATCTGGACTGGCGGCCGTCGCTTCGAACTAAATTCGCGGCTGAGGAGCGCAATTTCACCTTGGTTCGATACCCGCACGACATTCGATAAGATTCGCGATCGAATTGAAGAACGATCGGAATTCGAGTTTGCGATTGCGTAGTGCGGGCCGCCGGAAGGCGCCGCCTACGATCGTTCAGCTTACGACCGAGGCCATGATTGGTGGGTGATCACGGGCTCGAACCGTCGGCCCGTCGACTAAAAATCGCTGTAGCGATCCACTCGATACGCCGCGCGGTCAAGGGTGAGCGGCGTGCACTTCACCCGCTCCTCCATTACGTCT includes:
- a CDS encoding Hint domain-containing protein, whose protein sequence is MSQIKTQMAQSGDVTKVCPGRTRRNVIAIAGIVGSTALASTITARSAFAGLARAADGPGNSASTNDRFCDTRSESGGNLRGNSDSSHHICQGGGGGNSGGGNGNAGGGNSGGGGGGGGGGNSGGGSANAGGGKSGGGGADGGGGSSGGGGGWDFGFGGDGPSSGGSGWGGGGGGRLACFLAGTKILTASAEKTVQDLRVGDTLPTISGGTRAIQKIRSWTAERPDNEKWSDDVAPIKVCQGALGPNIPRKDLYLSPNHALYVDGVLIPARNLVNGRSIVRCSDYDRDSITYFHIEFEDHHVIWANGAPVESRFVESMTPFAPIWTGGRRFELNSRLRSAISPWFDTRTTFDKIRDRIEERSEFEFAIA